The sequence CACTTCCCGACCGTCCGTATCGTCCGTCACCCCGAAAACTGGGCGTTTTGCAAGGGCAATAACGCGGCGATCTCCCATGCGCGGGGCCGGTATATCCTCCTGCTGAATAACGATGTCGAGGTCACATCCGGCTGGCTGAAACCCCTCCTCGACACGCTCGATCGGTATCCATCCTGCGCGGCGGTGCAACCGAAGCTGCTGCAGACCGGAGACCGCCGCCGCTTCGAATACGCCGGCGCCTCCGGCGGATTTCTCGATGCCTTCGGCTATCCCTTCACCCGCGGCCGGCTGTTTTTTACGATGGAGGTGGACGCCGGTCAGTACGACGACAACCGGCGCGTCTTCTGGGCCACCGGCGCCGCCATCCTCCTGCGCCGTAGCGCGCTCGACCGCTGCGGACTGCTCGACGAACGCTTTTTTATGCACATGGAAGAGATCGACCTCTGCTGGCGCTTCCAGCGCGCGGGGTACGAGATCCGCGTGGAGCCGGCGAGTGTCGTGCATCACATCGGCGGTGGATCGCTCCCCTACGGGCATGCCCG is a genomic window of Rhodothermales bacterium containing:
- a CDS encoding glycosyltransferase family 2 protein, which gives rise to MSAPTQVHPLPVSIIIVSWNALPLLQRCLPDVVQTSEGHDAEIILADNASDDGSAEWVTAHFPTVRIVRHPENWAFCKGNNAAISHARGRYILLLNNDVEVTSGWLKPLLDTLDRYPSCAAVQPKLLQTGDRRRFEYAGASGGFLDAFGYPFTRGRLFFTMEVDAGQYDDNRRVFWATGAAILLRRSALDRCGLLDERFFMHMEEIDLCWRFQRAGYEIRVEPASVVHHIGGGSLPYGHARKAYFNFRNSLLMLYKNLPRRRWPAVFLARILLDGLAILRATATGHFAEAGSILRAYWDAHRMRRFYAGERPTGGEASVLPSYRGSIVVDYFVRGRRRFSELPSARFSEE